Proteins encoded by one window of Papio anubis isolate 15944 chromosome 7, Panubis1.0, whole genome shotgun sequence:
- the LOC103875502 gene encoding arpin isoform X4, with amino-acid sequence MSSYKVEAKGDTDRLTPEALKGLVNKPELLALTESLTPDHTVAFWMPESEMEAMELELGAGVRLKTRGDGPFLDSLAKLEAGTVTKCNFAGDGKTGASWTDNIMAQKCSERAAAEIREQGDGAEDEEWVGQWGTVHLVLVQLNLLAGVWYILVEVVARMRR; translated from the exons AGGTGGAAGCCAAGGGGGACACTGACAGGCTCACGCCCGAGGCGCTGAAGGGGCTGGTCAACAAGCCAGAGCTGCTGGCACTAACAGAGAGCCTCACCCCCGACCACACAGTGGCGTTCTGGATGCCCGAGTCGGAGATGGAGGCAATGGAGCTCGAGCTGGGGGCCGGGGTACGGCTGAAGACTCGGGGCGATGGCCCCTTCCTGG atTCACTGGCCAAACTTGAGGCTGGAACAGTGACAAAGTGTAATTTCGCTGGTGATGGAAAGACAGGGGCATCCTGGACAGACAACATCATGGCCCAAAAGTGTTCGGAGCGGGCTGCAGCGGAGATCCGAGAGCAGGGGGACGGGGCAGAGGACGAGGAGTGGGTAGGTCAGTGGGGAACTGTGCACCTGGTGTTGGTGCAGTTGAATCTCCTGGCAGGAGTATGGTACATACTGGTTGAGGTTGTGGCTAGGATGAGAAGATGA